AACCCTGGCACCGTCGAAGAGATCTTCAAAGATTTTAGCGGTCGTCGCTCTGCTTTTCTTCAAGCTCTCTCCATAGGTAGTAGACACACAAACTCTCATTCTCTCTCGCTCCCTCTTACGTTTGCTATATACTTCTTTTGGCGATTTATTTTACGtaatttctttcctttttttttaaccagATGTTGACAAGTTCTACTCTTTATGCGATCCTGGTTAGTGAGgcttctctgtttttttgttttttttttcatcataaaaaTATAACCTTTTTCTCTGCTCTGTTTGCTtagaaatggagaatctgtgtttGTACGGACACTCGAACGGGACGTGGGAAGTGAATCTTCCAGCGGAGGAAGTGCCTCCTGAGCTTCCCGAGCCAGCGCTTGGAATCAATTTCGCAAGAGATGGTATGCAGCGTCAAGATTGGCTCTCCTTGGTTGCTGTCCACAGTGATTGTTGGCTGCTCTCTGTTTCTTCCTACTTTGGCGCTCGGCTCACTCGCAATGACAAGTAATTGTAACTTCCTTTTAGTCTTTTATACATTGTTTCTTGCTTTGGTTTGGTATTCTCATGTTTGCACAATCAACAACGACGAATAGACTCTCGTGACATTCTTTCCTTTTTAGGTCATGTTTCTTATGAGCATGCATTTAAAGTGACATGCTTGATATGTATTTTACTAATTTACATATCTGAAAAGCTTATGAATGTAACAAGCTGCTGCTATGTCTATGAGAGCTTATGTTGTATTCTCCATTCAATGAGCAGGAAACGCTTATTCAGTCTGATGAACGATCTCCCAACTCTCTTTGAAGTAATGACCGGTAGGAAGACCATCAATGATAAACCAAGCATGGATCTTGAGAGTAAATCCCTAAACGGCGTAAAGGTAGAGAAATTTAACTCTCTGCTCTTTACCATCCCAACAGCTAAGCTTGTTACTATTAATAACCTGAAAGAGATTTTTCTCCACTCAAGGAAAGAAAAGGGCTTAAAGAGATCGTTTTGGGTTTGGTGTAGAGATCAATTGAAGAAGGGGAGACAAAGAGCACACGGAATTTGATGGAAGAGAGCTACGAAGACGAGCATGGGGAAACACTATGTGGAAGCTGTGGAGGACACTACACAAACGAAGAGTTCTGGATATGTTGTGATGTGTGTGAACGTTGGTACCATGGAAAGTGTGTGAAGATAACACCAGCCAAAGCAGAGAGCATGAAGCAATACAAATGCCCTTCTTGCTGCACTAAGAAAGGAAGACAGTGAGTGATGGCATAAGCTCTCTCTGTGTTGCGTTATATGTCGGAGCGACAGGGAGTCTATAGAGAGAGATATCAACCTGTTCAGCAACTTTTGATCAATAATGCCTTTATTGATCAACCTGTTCATCAACTTTTGATCAATAATGTCTTTACTGCCTTGTCTTGTGTATGTAGCAACTCTACTTCGGTCGTTTAAATGAGTAATCATAGATCGGGGACAAACTACATTTTTATTACACACAAAATGGTCTCTCCCCTTCTGAATTTCATAAAGCGATGAAAGAGACTAAGAGAAACTTTGACAGACAAGTCACAATAGCCTCCtaaaagaaaggaaacaaaagatCAAATCAGCTTACAAGCAACTTCTCACGTTAAATATGGTTTTGCTCTCTTTGGTCAATCTATTTTACAGATttgattgttaaaaaaataaaatatgagagTGAGTATTCATTCACCTGTGGAAAACATAACGTAATTAATTTATGTACGCAAGAGCCTGCGATTGTCACAATGACAACTCAAACATGCACATGAAGCAAACAGTGTGGCGGCTTTCTCATATGTTCCACCATTTACGCTTCTCCATTTGTTTAGCGAGTTCATGTGCCATTGATGCAAAGTTCTCAGCATTGTCTTGGAGCTCAGCTGTACGTTGGCTGATCCTCTGGTagaccaaacaaaataaaatatgtttagcTTGGCAACATGTAAAGTTCAAATGAAGATTAAGATTCTGCTGCATAAGTTACTACCTCGAGTTTTTCTCCACGCTCAAGAAGCTTGTCCTTTGCTTGTGAAGCTATTGCGGAGGTTTCCTGGAAAAATAAACCCAACATGTTAAGAACATAAGCCAAAACTTCTCTTTTGGGTTAGTCGCATTGGTTTTGACTCACCCCTGCTTTTCTGTACTTGGCCTTTATTTCGTCAACTGTTCTCGTTTTGGGTTGTGCATCGCTGGAAGCACCGTCGAACAGTCTTTCCTTATCTGTTCTCTTATCTGGAAATAAAAACCATAGATTCATCTGATGCGTTTACAAATGATAATAAACACATGACTTGAggcaaaacaatatttttacctttcttttcttttttgtctttCTCAGTTGAAGGCAAGATGGTTATAGGTTCATCTATCTCGATGTCATCTACAGGGAAGCAATCTTAGTCACAGGCCGGAAAACAGGGGATGAGTACTTTGGTATAAATATTACAAACCTATGTTTAGCTCGATAATCTTCTCATCATCATCGCCACCAGTAACAGAAGGCTTTAGGTATGGTGGACTAGAATAGATGTTCCCCAGGTGGGAGAAATCTTGTACTTGCTCCACCTTCTGTTCGTTGCTTGATCTGAAGCCTTTAATAATGCCACTTAGGAATTTTGGAGTGCCATCCTGTAGTTACAGAAACTTTATAGCAAAATCATGGAGCTTACGGGAAAAAAAGAGTTCACATGCGAAAACAGAACATACATGGTTTTTCTTATGGGCAGGGAAGTGGCTAAAGGTAGCGTCAGCAGCAGCTGCAAGGACTTTGTCATGAAGCATAGGTAAAGACTCTGGAAGTCTGTGATGAAAACAGAGCTAGGTATTAGTAAGTTAAACTGCTACTTAGCTAAGCATGAAAAATTTCTAGTTGTATTTACAGAGAAAATATGTATGGAACAGAAACGAATAATCTAGTACCTGAATCCGTTTGCATGGGCTAGAAACGAAAGGATAACAACTTCACAACCATTCAC
The sequence above is drawn from the Raphanus sativus cultivar WK10039 chromosome 7, ASM80110v3, whole genome shotgun sequence genome and encodes:
- the LOC108817660 gene encoding PHD finger protein ALFIN-LIKE 1; protein product: MAGESSNPGTVEEIFKDFSGRRSAFLQALSIDVDKFYSLCDPEMENLCLYGHSNGTWEVNLPAEEVPPELPEPALGINFARDGMQRQDWLSLVAVHSDCWLLSVSSYFGARLTRNDKKRLFSLMNDLPTLFEVMTGRKTINDKPSMDLESKSLNGVKRSIEEGETKSTRNLMEESYEDEHGETLCGSCGGHYTNEEFWICCDVCERWYHGKCVKITPAKAESMKQYKCPSCCTKKGRQ